GGCGCAGCCGGTTGGCTCTTTAACCCAGATGGGAAATATCCGGTTAGGAAAAAAATCAGAAAACCGGAACCCCAAAATTAAAGATTTTGTACCGCTCGCTGACCTGCATGACATTGTTTTTGGTGGTTGGGATGTGTATAGCGATAATGTGTTTGAAGCCGCCCTGAACGCTAAAGTACTGGAGCCTATGTTGCTGCACGCCGTTCGCGCCGAACTGGAAGCCATTAAGCCCATGAAAGCCGTTTTTGACCAAGCATATATTGCCAACCTGCACGGCGATAACGTAAAACAAGCGGCTACCAAAGCCGATCTGGCCAAGGCCGTAATGGACGACATCGAAAATTTTAAAGAAGCCAACGATTGCTCCCGCGTGGTACTCGTGTGGTGTGGTTCCACCGAAATTTATTTGGAACCTTCGGCGGTACACCAAACCCTGGCCAGTTTTGAAGAAGGCTTGCGCAACAACGATCCGGCCATTGCCCCTTCTATGATTTATGCTTACGCGGCTTTAAAACTGGGCGTACCTTTTATGAATGGCGCTCCTAATTTAACCTGCGATATTCCGGCTTTAATCGAACTAGCCAAACAAACCGATACCCCCATCGGCGGTAAAGATTTTAAAACCGGCCAAACTTTAATGAAAACTATCCTGGCTCCCGGTTTGCAGGCGCGGGCTTTAGGCGTAAAAGGCTGGTTTTCATCGAATATTCTGGGTAACCGCGATGGCTACGTGCTCGATCATCCGGACAATTTTAAAACCAAAGAAGTTTCGAAATTAAGCGTACTCGAAGATATTCTGCAACCCGAAACCAACCCGGAACTGTACGGCGAAATTTATCACAAAGTAAGAATCAACTATTACCCCCCGGCCGGCGACAACAAAGAAAGCTGGGACAACATTGATATTTTTGGCTGGCTGGGTTACTCCATGCAAATAAAAATTAACTTTTTGTGCCGCGATTCTATTCTGGCTGCTCCGTTGGTGCTGGATTTAGCGTTGTTCAGCGATTTAGCTAAACGCGCTGGCATGTCGGGCATTCAGGAGTGGTTGTCTTTTTACTTTAAGTCGCCGCAAACTGAATCTGGCTTGCACCCGGAACACGATATTTTCAAGCAATTAATAGGACTGCAAAACACTTTACGCCAACTCATGGGCGAAGAAATTATTACGCACCAAGGCCAGGATTTCGATCAGGATTTAGTAGAAGCTTCGTTGTAAACTATTTAAGTTCTGCCTTATCATAAATGGAAGTGCCGGTTTTGTAACCGGCACTTTTTATTTTAACCAGCTTTTTGGTGATAATTTAAAAAATAAATATTTTACAAAAACTGGATGCAGGAAAAGCCAATCCATAAAATCGTTTGTGAAGACACAAACGATAGCGGCTATGGAATACAAACATTTGCTGCAAATCTTAATTCTTAATTAATATCCGCCCGTTGGCAGTGTCTTCACTGCCAACTTTTAGGCCACTCCTGAATGAATAATCTATAATCAATATCGCCAGCTGGCTTTACTTTATAAATGTATTCCAAGCAAGAAGCTCTAACCTATAATTTTAAATTTTTAAGTTAGCGAATGTCTTATAACTTTCGTTTAATTGCCAATTCCGGAATAACCTAATACTTAAAACTTAAAACGTACTACCTATTCAGAATGGAAAAATTAAAAGTAGCCACGGCGCAGTTCGAGAATAAAAGCGGCGATAAAGCGTATAATTTAAGTATAATAGAAGAATTAAGCCGGCAAGCGGCAGAGCAAGACGCCCAGGTAATCTCTTTTCATGAGTGCTCCATTACCGGTTATACCCACGCCCGGGAATTAACCCGGGAGCAAATGCTCGACTTAGCTGAGTTTATTCCGGATGGTCCGAGTATTCAAAAATTAACCGAAATAGCTACCAAATACCAAATAGCTGTACTGGCGGGTTTGTTCGAGAAGGACCAGGACGATAAAATTTACAAAGCTTATGTTTGCGTAGATGCTACAGGCTTGGTGGCGAAATACCGCAAGTTGCACCCGTTTATCAATCCGCACATTACGCCGGGTGATAGCTACTGCGTGTTCGATTTGCTGGGCTGGAAATGCGGCATTTTAATTTGCTACGACAATAACGTAATCGAAAACGTACGGGCAACCAAACTGCTAGGTGCCAATATTATTTTTATGCCGCACGTAACCATGTGTACGCCGTCTACGCGGCCCGGCGCTGGCTTCGTGGACCCGAAACTTTGGGAAAACCGCGAAAATGACCCTACTTCGCTGCGGCTGGAGTTTGATGGCATGAAAGGCCGGGGTTGGCTCATGAAGTGGTTACCCGCCCGCGCCTACGATAACGCTATTTATGCCGTTTTCTCAAACCCCATTGGCATGGATGCCGACCAGCTTAAAAATGGCTGCTCCATGATTATCGATCCGTTTGGCGATGTAATTGCGGAATGCCGCCAACTGGGTAACGAAATACAAATAGCAACGCTCACGCCCGAGAAACTGCAACAAGCCGGTGGCACCCGGTACATCAAAGCCCGTCGTCCGGATTTGTACCGCGACATTATCGGCCAGGAACATAACCCGGAACAAAAAGTAGTTTGGCTGCAAGCCGATAGTAAATAATTCTTCCCTGTTTTTATGGATTTTTAATCCAAACCAACTCTATAATAATTTAACAGTATAACCCACAAACCCTAGTTTTAAATTTTTTAAAATTTTAATCGTTAACCCCACTCCGATTATATCTAAACACCTATAACCGTGAACGAAACGATTAAACTGAGCTCCTTCGGCCGAAAAAACAAGGTCTTGTTAATCAACGAGGAAGTTATTCAGTTTAACCGCCGAACCATTTTCCGGAAAGATATAATCGGCATAAAACAATATGCCAAAGCCTTACAGTTTTACCGGTTCCGGGTGGGCGAGCAACACTATTTAGGCCTGAAAACCGCTACCCAGCAACTGGATATTTTGCTCACCTGTTACTTTGATATTGACCAGGATTATTTCCTTGACCTGGAAGACCGAATTACCGCCGCCATTTGGGAGCAAACTACTGATCAAATCTGGCTCCGGCATAAAGAAATTTTAAAAAATAATGGCACTATCGCGGTGGGGCATTGCCAGGTTAGCCGCACCGGCATTACGTTGCATAAAGCCACCGACTTAACCGGAAAGCCGCTCCTGATTACCTGGCCGGAACTGCACTACCAAATCCTGCACGACCGGTTGGTACTCAATAACCAAACCGATTACGCCATTTACACCAACCTGTATTTTAAAGACACCTGGAACCTGGATGTATTTATTGCCTTGCTGGATTGGATTACCCAGGAAAACGGTTTGGGTGAACTGCCTGAGGCCAACACGCTGGGACTGTAAATGGATTAAACTGGGCCTGCAAATTTCCGGGCTTTTCTGTATCTTCCCTCCCGAGAGCTTTTCGTATGAGATACTTTTACTTGCTGCTGATTTATTTATCTATTACGGGTTGCCGGGTAACTGGCCGGCAAAATGCAACTGAGTTGGGCAACAAATTTAAAGATGTTACCCTGCAAACTATTTACACGGCTCAGGACGAACGGCAAACCAATCAACTTTTACCTTTTTTAAAAAATCCAACGGCCCGCTACCGTCAGGAAGCCGCCATGGCTTTTGCCTCGGTGCAGGACTCACTCGCCATCCCCCCGTTGGTTGCTTTGCTCTCCGACCCCGAAACTGCGGTACGGCAATCGGCCGCTTACGCCCTAGGGCAAATAGGTAAACCCACTACCGAAGAAACTTTACTAATCGCCATTGAAAAAGAACAAAACGCAGCGGTACGGGCGGAGTTGCTGGAAGCTTTAGGTAAATGCGCGACGCAAAAAGGCTTGGATGCGCTGGTAAAATTCGACTTTACGGTATCTGAAGTGCAGGCTGGTCAGGCCTGGGGGATTTACCGGGCTCATTCCCGACCGCTCAACTTCGACCAAGCCATTCTGAAAGCGGTAAGTTTCTTAACGGCACCC
The sequence above is a segment of the Adhaeribacter swui genome. Coding sequences within it:
- a CDS encoding nitrilase family protein, producing the protein MEKLKVATAQFENKSGDKAYNLSIIEELSRQAAEQDAQVISFHECSITGYTHARELTREQMLDLAEFIPDGPSIQKLTEIATKYQIAVLAGLFEKDQDDKIYKAYVCVDATGLVAKYRKLHPFINPHITPGDSYCVFDLLGWKCGILICYDNNVIENVRATKLLGANIIFMPHVTMCTPSTRPGAGFVDPKLWENRENDPTSLRLEFDGMKGRGWLMKWLPARAYDNAIYAVFSNPIGMDADQLKNGCSMIIDPFGDVIAECRQLGNEIQIATLTPEKLQQAGGTRYIKARRPDLYRDIIGQEHNPEQKVVWLQADSK
- a CDS encoding inositol-3-phosphate synthase, whose product is MHNTIEKATGKLGILTPGLGAVATTLIAGVEAVKKNLAQPVGSLTQMGNIRLGKKSENRNPKIKDFVPLADLHDIVFGGWDVYSDNVFEAALNAKVLEPMLLHAVRAELEAIKPMKAVFDQAYIANLHGDNVKQAATKADLAKAVMDDIENFKEANDCSRVVLVWCGSTEIYLEPSAVHQTLASFEEGLRNNDPAIAPSMIYAYAALKLGVPFMNGAPNLTCDIPALIELAKQTDTPIGGKDFKTGQTLMKTILAPGLQARALGVKGWFSSNILGNRDGYVLDHPDNFKTKEVSKLSVLEDILQPETNPELYGEIYHKVRINYYPPAGDNKESWDNIDIFGWLGYSMQIKINFLCRDSILAAPLVLDLALFSDLAKRAGMSGIQEWLSFYFKSPQTESGLHPEHDIFKQLIGLQNTLRQLMGEEIITHQGQDFDQDLVEASL